The DNA region aaactaaattaatattaataagcaaaaaaaaaaaaaagggagatCTATTAATATGTAAAGCCTAGGGATCTCAAGGAATCTTTCATGTAATTTTATCAAAGTAAATAAATCATGAATTTTAAATGCAATCAAGGTAGAATTAATCACTAGTTATAATTCCTAATTAAAGATTAaacattttgtatttttaataatagacTAAAAATCAATCAAAGTAAATTGAACATATCAAATTTATAACTGTAGccatttaatcaatttgaacgGCCAAAATGTAATTATAAACATGTATAGagaacaataatttaaaaatcctaatattcaattatataaaccctaattaaaatgtatggattcATTTCCTAACCCATGACTTATATCTGGGTTAACATTGATGTATGCATAGACATGGATTTAATAAATCTAAACATGATACAAAGaatcaaacaagaaaatatatagaaatgacgaataaaattttaaatattatgattatttctaacaattttatatcgttaaacacttaatatatatactatataatttaACATGTACTATATAACTTAATATTAATGCCTTGCCTTTAATTTTTCGAAGCCTTGTGCGATCAAACATGTTCAGAACTTCCCTAAAACATACTTAACCCAAGTTAAGCTAAAATCTAAAAATCTGAATTTGTGTCTAATTTGATACTACTCTTAGATGAGTTCAAAGCTGTGATACTTATCACGTTGGCTTCTAAATTCATATCAAGAGACCAACTCAACCTAAAGTTTAAACAGAAGATCGAATATGTTAGTACTAAAAAATGAGAAGTCCATGACATAGTGTTTCAACTTTGTATAACAATTAGCAAAAAACtcataacaaagaaaaaaatgttCACAAGAAATAGCTTAAAAGACTGGCAATGTTACATCCTTGCATCCAATACAACAGACAAGGTGAACCGCTTCTTGATTGCTCATTAGGCAATTTTTGTCAATACAATAAGAAAGTTCAGTTGAAGTTCACAACTACTACGGAGATATCGTCAGTACTGTTCCTTTTCAAAGCTTCCTCGATTAGAGCTTTCGCAGCTGATCGAGCCTCCTTCACACTCTTAACACAATCGACCGCTTCTTGATTGCTCATTACCTAAAAACCGACTCGAACATCAGTTCATACAGTTCCGGTTGTTCTCACTTGAAAACATATCACACTTTATGATTTATGCATAAACTACAGGTTTGAGATTAGGAAAAAAGGACTTACATGCCATATCCCATCACTAGCCAAGATAACAAATTCAGAATCATCGTCAATCATCTCAACAGTAATGTGGGGCTCCGAACTAAGATGGCGCTTTATGGTCTTGTCGCCAAATGCTCTTGCTACAGCTAGTTGTCCATCAACACGCGCCACATCCCCTAATATGGAAAGGAACCAATGTAATTTTGAGaattcacaaaatcaatataacATAACTTGCCGGTTAATTCGCTCTTTGATTTCGCGATTTTCTCAAAATGATCCCAAATAGCCCAAAACTGACTATAATTGGTTAATTTTTATTCGCAATTTGTAAAGAGATAAGTAAATCACGTGACAGGGAACAGACTTGAACAATCAGGCTATTAAACTCATCACCAACATTTAAAAGCTCATGCTTAGAGAAATGCAGTATAGTATATAAGGATTTGGGACCTACCTGGGAACTTGGTAACAAAGCCACCCCGATCCTCGATATCTTTCCTCTCACTATCTGGTTCATGGTCAACTGATAACTGTTTCGCCTTTCCATTCCGGCAAATGACAGCCCTAGAGTCACCAAGGTTTGCCACGACCAGCTTTTGGCAATTAATAAGAATTGCGGTAACTGCAGTTGAGCCACCTTTTCCCAAATCAGCtgatttttccaaaattttgtCATCAGTTATCCGATATGCTCTTCTGACGGCATTTTCAGTCT from Amaranthus tricolor cultivar Red isolate AtriRed21 chromosome 3, ASM2621246v1, whole genome shotgun sequence includes:
- the LOC130809457 gene encoding probable protein phosphatase 2C 39 isoform X1; translated protein: MPNGKEILSKVKEKIGLSPSGSSVETGKGKSKLSKHVTHGYHTVKGKSAHPMEDYVFAEFKQVEDNELGLFAIFDGHLSQDVPDYLRSHLFNNILKEPDFWSETENAVRRAYRITDDKILEKSADLGKGGSTAVTAILINCQKLVVANLGDSRAVICRNGKAKQLSVDHEPDSERKDIEDRGGFVTKFPGDVARVDGQLAVARAFGDKTIKRHLSSEPHITVEMIDDDSEFVILASDGIWHVMSNQEAVDCVKSVKEARSAAKALIEEALKRNSTDDISVVVVNFN
- the LOC130809457 gene encoding probable protein phosphatase 2C 39 isoform X2 produces the protein MDSLQEKIGLSPSGSSVETGKGKSKLSKHVTHGYHTVKGKSAHPMEDYVFAEFKQVEDNELGLFAIFDGHLSQDVPDYLRSHLFNNILKEPDFWSETENAVRRAYRITDDKILEKSADLGKGGSTAVTAILINCQKLVVANLGDSRAVICRNGKAKQLSVDHEPDSERKDIEDRGGFVTKFPGDVARVDGQLAVARAFGDKTIKRHLSSEPHITVEMIDDDSEFVILASDGIWHVMSNQEAVDCVKSVKEARSAAKALIEEALKRNSTDDISVVVVNFN